The segment TGCACCTATTCGCCTTGGCCTTGGTGGTACAAAAGAACTAAATTGGCTGTTTACAAACTACAAAGCAAAGCCAAGTACGGATCATGTTATTAAGCGATATATAGAGGTAGCAGAATTACTGAATACTGCTGTTACAGAGCATAGTGACCTAAATGTATCCAGTGCTGTTTCTGAGGATAATGTAAAACCTTGTATAGCAAATGGGGTAACTGGTAAAAAGCTATACCACATGGACTTTTTTGTGCCACCTAATTTGCATGTTTGGGCAGAAGAACAGTGGAAATCAATTAGTTATGACACATTTTTGGAGCGTAGCGAAGTAGAAAAGCCACTACGTGTAGGTCTTGTGTTAGGCACGTCCTGGGCGACGAAAGAGTGGCCTCAAGAGAAATGGTATTCTCTTATTAAATCCCTTCAGTATGGAGCTAATTTTGTTTGTTTAGGTGGTCCAAAGGAGGTTACTCAATACAAACCATTAATGGATTCCTTAACAGCTGATGGCCTTGATAAAATTATGCTAAATATGCTGGGGAAAACTACACTTCAAGAGGTAGGGGCTTTAATTGAAAGTTGCGATGTAGTAGTGACTGCTGATACAGGATCATTACATATTGCATTGGCTTTAAATAAACCAGTAGTAGCATTATTTGGCCCTACGGATCCTAAACTGTGGGGTCCATTAACGGGAAACTTTAAGGTTCTTGTTAATGATGAGTTAGATTGCTTAGGTTGTCGTAAACGACGCTGTCCTAAGCCTGATCAATATTGTATGTCTGGTATTGACTCCGTAAGAGTGAAAAAGGCGATTTTCGAATTGATAGGAGATAAACATGGCAAAGTTTAAAATTCAAAAAGGTTTATCCGATGCGGATATGATGAAAAACTTTAAAGATACTGAAAATTTTGAAGATACTATGCTAGATATGGAACGTTCTGCAAAGAAACCTGTAGTACATCAAAGTCCAAAACAAAAGGAAGATGCATTTTATCGTGAATTCCTTACAGAGAAGGTAGAAACATTAATTGGTAAAATGTTGCTCGACATTAAGATGGAATACTTTAAAGAAGGGGAAGGAGACTTCTCTATCCAAGTCAAAAGAGATGGTAAAAATATTGTTCTTGAAACAGCACCTAAAAAGGTAAAACCTGAAAAATAATATGATAAAGAGCATTTAGTAAAAGAATCTACCTATAAAAGGTAGGTTCTTTTGTATATTTATAAAATGTAGAAATACGGGGGTTATTATCAATAAAATTGATAAGGTTATAAGTGTACCGATGATTGTCGAATTACTAGATTTATAAATACCGATATACTTTGAAAGCTGATAAATAATAACTAAAAATTATTACGAAATAAATTTTTGTTTCTCATTAAAAAGAGCAATTAATAAGAAGAAGATTTGATTAAAAATACACGTTAAACTCTAGCTTTTTAGCACTTTATTGTGAGTTCCATCACGAAAAAATCATAAAAGAACACATGAAATCATGAGTAAATTGCATAATGTGGTTGTTGACAAAGAATTCTATAAGTAGTCTAATATAAGTATGTCTTAACGATTTGTAGAGTATTTGCCTGTGTGAGCAAGTTCTACAAAAATCGTAAAAAAATAGGTATGAGATAGTTGTGTGGTGGATGTATAAAATTACATACACAAAACTATTTCGATTT is part of the Veillonella nakazawae genome and harbors:
- a CDS encoding glycosyltransferase family 9 protein; translation: MNILFVRLSYIGDILHATPAARWIKEHYSEAKLHWIVTPSMVELLKNNPYVDEIIPWERDEYEAHSKKLHIPTMWRMWWELRDKLKPYKFDVAVDVQGRLITGLVLLASGAPIRLGLGGTKELNWLFTNYKAKPSTDHVIKRYIEVAELLNTAVTEHSDLNVSSAVSEDNVKPCIANGVTGKKLYHMDFFVPPNLHVWAEEQWKSISYDTFLERSEVEKPLRVGLVLGTSWATKEWPQEKWYSLIKSLQYGANFVCLGGPKEVTQYKPLMDSLTADGLDKIMLNMLGKTTLQEVGALIESCDVVVTADTGSLHIALALNKPVVALFGPTDPKLWGPLTGNFKVLVNDELDCLGCRKRRCPKPDQYCMSGIDSVRVKKAIFELIGDKHGKV